The genomic region aatgtacttttagatgattcagaaagatttctatattaaaaacaatacgcacattaatttaaagctgtatgaacaatatatattatttccttcaattaaaaattcaaaattaacagaaactagaaagtaaatgttaaaagaatacttcagagatataaaattggggaagaacaatgcgAATGTGTTTCTAAAGGTAGAAAAAATAATTTATGCACATTAATCCGAATTAATTTTTAACAGTAAAGCAGTATAAATATCAGaaaacaaaacatcaaaattatactgctattgaacaattaagtgatccaaattaaatattatattaagttatgatagagaagaaacgaaattgaaaagaaaatacctTAGTATAACGGAGGAAATTGGGCGTAACTTCAAAATTATACCATTTGTTGAACAATTCTCCTATGACAACGTCTATCGGTAATGTAAAACGACCGAGCTAAAAACTGGttactacttttatttttttactccGTTTCTTTTTTCTTGTAGGTAGTTAGTTACTATTGTAATGTAACTGTTAAAAAATaaaggaaatgataaatacatttaataccctaaaatagttagttagttaccttgaagcttggccactgcagtccccgaaaggggtggcttacatgctcCATGTGTTGGTGCGAGAATGCAAGGACccgggggggattcaaccccctcgtcaacatatttttttaaaaaaaaaaaaacaacacccGACGGACCaagtaaaccttttttttttttttttttttttttttttttttagtataacAGGGGCGGGGGGAACGGGACGAGAAagagtttagagttggattaagcGGATCCTTGCtcctcatttgaaggcggcaagaaaaaaagacaccctagaggggccgagtgaaccctttttgggggggccgggtatcctaaaacgggacgggaaagggtttagggattgattaggcggaccgctaccgcggatccccctaatctaaccctaaaccctttcccttgcttgtcattcgaaggcggcaagacaaaaagacaacctagaggggacgagtgaacccttttttggggggccgggtatcctaaaacgggacgggaaaaggtttagggtttgattaggcggaccgctaccgcggatccccctaatcaaaccccaaaccctttcccttgcttgtcattcgaaggcggcaagacaaaaagacaccctagaggggacgagtgaaccctttttttgggggccgggtatcctaaaacgggacaggaaagggtttagggtttgattaggcggaccgctaccacggatccccctaatcaaaccctaaaccctttcccttgcttctcattcgaaggcggcaagacaaaaagacaccctagaggggacgagtgagcccttttttggggggccgggtatccttaaacgggacgggaaagagtttagggtttgattaggcggaccgctaccgtggatccccctaatcaaaccctaaaccctttcccttggttgtcattcgaaggcggcaagacaaaaagacaccctagaggggacgagtgaacccttttttggagggtcgggtatcctaaaacgggacgggaaagggtttagggtttgattaggcggacccctaccgcggatccccctaatcaaaccctaaaccctttcccttgcttctcattcgaaggcggcaagacaaaaagacaccctagaggggacgagtgaacccttttttggggggccgtgtatcctaaaacgggacgggaaagggtttagggtttgattaggcggaccgctaccgcggatccccctaatcaaaccctaaaccctttcccttgcttatcattcgaaggcggcaagacaaaaagaaaccctagaggggacgagtgaacccttttgggggacgggattaaaattaggggccgagtatcctaaaacgggatgtgaaggatttatggttggattaggcggcaacGGGTCATGTGCCTAGTGCAACCTCAAACCCATTCCCTTattttaagaggataatctttgaaagaaatgcggggttaaagctttggtacatcgttacatagtaatatggacatttgtaaaatgttgaaagtacattatagttgatcgagtcttcttgaatcggctttacattagaaagggtcaattctaaacgattaaagcttaggtagatgataataatttagattcaaataaacattcataataaactgctaatatgttctgacaataatacttaatgaaaacgcatatgtttctaaacttaaccgcatattataattatacataaattaacatcAAAGTTCTTAACCCTTTCTGCGTTCACTAAAAAATGGATGGATGAACACTTTGCTCTCACCCTCCAGCAAGTCCTCCTTTAGATGTCTCTTATAACCGTCTATTAATTCCATAGCCTTCACATTCTTTGGCCAAGGTATAGTATTTTCACCATCAAGAAGAGCATATGATTCTCGTCATTTGTGACACCGGTGAGAAAGTGACGGTCCATGTCGACCTCGTGGTGTCTtgtttttgtctattagcttCAAGTTGTCGGGCTATCTTTGTCTCTTTCACCGTGATAAACTTCATCTGCGCTTCAAAGAATGTCCGCCTCTGTTGTAGTGACTTTGCATTCATTTCAACTATGTCGATTTTCGTCGTACAGCGCTTCTCGATATTCTTCTAATACTTCGTTTTTACCAAGCACCTCAATAAGATGTTGATCCAGTGAATCTCTTTCACGTTTCGTTTCAGCGAGATCATACTCAACGTTAGCGAGTTTTTGCTCGATATCCGACATTATTTCCACATTGGTAACCGAACTCATATTCTGGTTCAGGCAAAAATAAACGTATTTTTAAAAAGAGTGACAATAAACTTAAGGTAGTATGGGAAGTACCAACTTCAACCATATTTAAGGCCATACAGTAGGGTAAAACAAATTAACGTGGGCTTTCACATTGTATAATCATGCAAAGAGCAAACAATGTTATTGTGAAAACAGATTACAAAGAAAAGGTAAAATAATCTTCTCCTGCAAATATTAAGCACATTGCCAGATTGAAATATCTACTATACTTAATTTTGGCAAAACGTTCGAGCCACAAATGCAGTTTGATTTTCAGACCTGAAAcaacttttaattcatcttgggactatagtatatatttcttttcacaagattaaaaaacatactgattaatcaaataatacttataaatgaaataatctGAATGTTATATAGGCTACTATATTACATAAACCAGATCACCTTTTCAAGGGAGTGAAGACGTTTTCTATATGATTATTCcatagattttgtaattagcacacttgtTTAGACAAGTATTTATAGCGAGTTTTATATTTAAACTGATTTTGAAACTGTCTTGAATggcttttgtaagtatttctaatattaattaaatagtattgtgtcgtttactgtcattaacattcaatacattttttatatatgctatatcaaagtgcacaacaatatttcctatgaacattatcaataaaataaatgttcctttaaaggcatgacaaTGGACATTGGCAGGAATACATTAGATAGAAACATTTATTTGTATGAAATAAATTACCAGAGCATATTACAATTCCATTCTTTGcattattcttgcaataatattcgatatacttatttacatgaagatatgcatttcttttgcagggaaaaaataataagaacaaaaaaaaaaaaaaaaaaaaacagaaattagagTACCTTTTTAAGGCAGTGAAGACGGTTTGTATGATTATTCCTTAGATTTTGTAATTACCACACTAGTTTAggtaagtatttatagtgagttttatatataaactgctttggataagaataggagaagttacaatttatgagtgtagtattatttgtcttttcacatgcattagtttacaacttccatttgacacatgtctcatttaagcaaataatcatgaatagtggtgtcttttcacctgaattattttacaacttgcatctgagagtgtaattattagatgcattaatttatattatttaatttaaatggtaCATTGTTAATGCACGTAATGGACATTGTAAACACAGTGATGGGATAATTCTTTTCATGATGtatcgaaaattcaaaaattacaaaaggtactacatcaatataatgaaatatcattaacaaataagagaatgtacttatattcttatatttacgaatggacattgaaaatcaacattaggtacaaggggtatgaggtaaatataaaacttatactcaaatgtacctcattttgtttatatataatattactcggtttgatttaatagaataaaagcaagttcgaccgctggtcgggaaattgacgttgggatagagtcaaaatcttcttcttcactgtctacaacaacaagattttctaactcgggtgccaaatgatattgaaacaggtgcaatgtcctccttgttaagagattgtctgtcaagtaacaaagacaccttcggaaaaccactacattatccctggtagtcgttctaaccccaaatgaaatgcttgtctgtaatctgctttcatattcctctcttaaacgggcttcctcattgtgtaagataaacatcttagcccaacacttgcatactgcttccatgttatgtttgtcagcttgattaactttttgaaagatttgtagcatgtaagtttcatcttgtaatCTTGTGTTTTTGCATAGTTATCCTCCACCCCTGTAATTATGGCGTCCTTCCCATTGAATAGCCATCCTAGCATTGTCTTCTTTGCATCAAGATGATGTGCAATGAATTGTTTTTGTCTTCCTCTTCGAATTTGTTACcaatcccaagcaaaataatgacATGATTTGCTCTGTTGATGATTTAAAATGGTTATGCCAAAATGTTCATTGGACGATAGCATTTAGAACATCATACTGTAAACTTTAAAAACACTATTAATTAAACGATGAACACTGtgagcaatattcgaaattgagtaaattgtacaattagtattttaatttacctattactcgtatttcatatgttgtacacaattttcgtacttgccccaattatcccaacacacgtaaaatctcacacaattgtaatcaataaataacatcccattaaacttgacatgaacatccaattaaattgaaaacgatgaaaatgtaaccaacaaaagaggagtgattttcaggtgattttgtcaatgatttaaatcaaccaagtataattacctaagaaatacaccaaaagaatggacgaaattcaggacaatttagtaaatgaacgtgattacctggcaatgaagaagtattgaaaacgaaggtggagtataaccaaaatttatggagaagttacctaatactccgtagttgaaagaactattttctttggaaagattgtttgaaagaagtattccttttatctattttagatttacacctaattgtgtgttttataattgaacataaattggctatacttccataatagggtattattaggtccaccctagatttacgtgtgttggcgttatttgggcaagtaggaaaattgtgtgcaacatatgatatagaagtaatagttaaattaaaatactacgtactaattgtacatatttactcaatttcgaatattgctattagtgtatacggagtattagtgtatacggagtatatttttttgttttccttaaaatgaacattcttgtattaaaatgaccacgcacgatataaattaattgtatcaattgtgagatcctaaagcaagaaagttacacaggatgtaaatttgttttccttaaaatgaacattctcgtattaaagcAAGAAGATCATTGATTTTGGTGAACATTTGTTTTCTTTAAAATGGACAACTGATCATTATAGAATGTACATTATAACAAGTACCTTGGGTGAATGCACATCCAGTACAACTTCGATGTACATAAGCCAAAGATCAAAAGTACAAAAGcaaactaataaatcatattcaAGAACTATTTTTGAATGTCGTTACATTCTAATGCATGTCTAATAATGCTGTTACGatgtttgttgtgctcaaatgttagtagcgtgcataggtacttgaatctcagcattgtcaacgatctcatctgcaaaaaaaaaaaaacatgaaattagaatttaataaccaacaaaataaCATTGATTTGTTCTAAATAAGTTAGAATTAAAATGTAAAACTCACATCAATTTTGGAGAGTCCACAGTCCCAAGTTgctattcccataaatgtttccatgtgcctcatggtgtaaataccacagtaaaaaatatttctgttatttctccatggaagcattgctattgtaggatccatgcccattactatattacttttctccatagttgattgattttcacccaaaaaccgtgcaaaagcatcaccctgtaacacaataataaaaattagacgagatgaaccataatatacatgaatttaccaatgcaagtgaacgataataattcatagttgaggagaatgtaaatttaccagttcaagtacactatcaccatactcttctaagacactcccccttctaatgcggttgtcaagaataatgagacatttccttggcaggtcgaaaacgtacaacacaaaatgattctcaagtgcaatagggaagaagaactagCATCAGGGAAAGAAACAATTTTAAGGTCACTGACAAATAAAGGTTAATTTCATGTTAAGTAATAGCacattttgaaaactttgacaAGTACATTCACGACTTCTATTTAAATAGACTACTACAAAGAATATctgaatttaatttcaattactaaatgaagtgagggactcactagttcaatggatggaagatcaatccactcaaactcatttaattctacttcgatgcggcgcttgaaaggtttgtaacgatgatcatcaatagaagcacctgtgttcttcattaataacaactgcacaatgaagataaaattttagtaatgtgaAAATGTTGGAAATAGTAAATGAAACACATGAAAACAATGAccaaacttacatatgtaagtgtactaaaaaagaatcgtgtgggattggttggattcccatccttttctttgtagtttagatatgccgaccaagaatctatgacaaagcttgagatatagtgatacggttttaatgacaacagttgatcccaaccaagtacattatttttgaactcaaataacgTATTCTCGCACAAAAAACAATAATAGAATTATGATTAGCGTGAGATATGTAAAGATGAACTatgtaaatgaatataaaatattaaatcttctGTATGTAATTACCAACTGTTATCCACAGAGCCGTGGCCAGTAAACACATAATTTGAAATCTGATATTGCATTGATGTCAAAGGTATGAAGGGATTCGTGTCGTCAATAGCATGAAGGAGAGGTTCACAGGAAGGATTCTTACTAAAATGATATTGATTCCCTGTTTTCGGATATAAAGATGGACGATCGTGAgacaatttctttcttttttacccCGCTCGGTGtctttgcataaacaaaagagtcCTCATCTTCTGGGAACACACCTAAACTGAATGACACAGCAGCGTTTGTAGGCGCATCCTTATTCCTTTCAGCAATTAATTTTCTCACTTTACGAAGAGCCGTTATGTGTTTGCTAGCAGAAGTGGGCTGTTTGTTGAAAATCTGGTATGTTTGATATGACGTTTGAATTGGTGTTTCAGTTAAATGAGCAAGAATTTCTATCGGTGGCATTCGCATGACTTGTTCCTAAGGTAGCCCTAACAATGTCATGTTTGTCCCTCACAGTCTGTTTAATGCGTGGCCAGTTACAAGATGGATCAACAATCCCATCTTCAATGGGGATGTCAGGAACATCAATCAACAAAGGATAAGAGGAGTTTTTTAAGATGTTACACGAAGTGCGGCGAACTCTTGTACGATTAACAATCTCGTCTATTGTAGGGCTGTCGGCAACATCAATTATCGCAACAGAAGAATATTTTTTGTCAACTGTTTGTAAAGTATGACAAATGCTAGGATGATGTACTACTCCTATTGTAGGACCTGTCGAAACTTCAATTATCTCAGAAGAAGAGTCTGTGGTGAATCTTGATGGAGGTTGACAAACAGTAGGTGAATCAGGACTGATTTGCACAACCATAGTGACATCTGTGTTCTTCAGTTTTAAatgttgtttttttaaaaaaataaaaagaaaaaaaaaacatataagacaGAAAAATAAAGCCTTTAAAAATAGAGATATCCAGAAAGAACATGCTAAACATTaagaaagtacatgaagaaaatacatcctagatattaagccatagcaaagaacatcaaaattattaggaaataatgtgtacaaattccgacatattaatatgaagcacaggtatccagaaagtaaatgctaaacattagtaacaaactacatcaaaatcattagcaaacaattcgtataaattccgacatattgatatgaaggacacgtatcgtaaagtaaatgctaaacattaaaaaagtacatgaagaaaatacatcctaaacatttaaaaatattaagccatagcaaagtacatcaaaatcattaggaaacaatgcgtataaattTAAACATATTGATGCAATTTGAGAAATAATAGTAGGACTGATTTATAATGAACATCTTGAACATTAATGACTAAGGAAACTATGTTAAAGTCGAAAGCGAGATGAAAAGTAAACACAGATTGTTTTTAGCAAATAATTAAAGGCAAAGAGTATAACCTTCATTCCAATAGAGAGCGATAAGAGTAAATGAACGATCTGAGAATGAGAAAACGTGTGTGTACAATTTAATTGTGAGGTTTATCAAAAAGTAATAAGATattaaagagaagaagtttaaagtggcggttttttaaaaaaaaattgggtcATACTATAATTCCACAAgtccattttttattttatttttctttttttgtttattccAACTACTAGAACCATTTGAAACTCtacttttatatacccattttataatttaaaacttcagattaggtcaaattaggatatatggccatttaacacaatggtaatgttataatttgtcaatgtattttctaaaagttctaAATGTACTTTTTTGACATTCATAATGTTCAAATTAGATCAAGTTGTTGGATTACGAACGACCACAAGATCAAAAGACaccagaggggccgagtgaacgctTGTTGGgccgggattaaaactaggggacCAAGTATCCTAGAacggcatgggaaagggtttatggttggattatgaacggccgcaagaccaaaagacaccctagagggagcGACTGAACCCttgttggggacgggattaaatctagggggtcaggtatcctaaaatgggacgggaaagcgtttagggttgcattaggcagaccgctaccgcgaatccacctaatccaactctaaaccctttcccttatgtgtggtttgtatagccgcaagaccaaaagacacccaacaaggggcgagtgaatccattttttgGTAAGGGATTAAAAATAGATCTTTGACAGTTTATTAAACAGGTTTTCCTATTTACACTCtatatattatgtaatttatctaaacagtttaattaaaatgtccattatctatattcataatgtgcatgttttgataattaggtgcaactaaaatatcattaagcactgtttggaaaatgtacattatattatatttaaaggtacattaaattattttaaaaagaacatgaaatattaattaaattgtaatgcatgtgatcgtttaataagatagaaaacttcaaaagttcattcatatacttagattatgatgtcgctatagatagatctttgacgtgattttagacctatttccctgttttcaatgtataatagaaataaatgtgctttcaatttaattcaaatgtccattatgtatgtttataatgtgcatgtctttgttttacaaaagagatttaaaagcagactgaaatgtacattatattatattgcTAATTCAAGGTACATCATAAGTCGCTATTCAAGGAGATAATAACGTTCAAGTAAATAGCACGCCAAAAATAGACaaaaaagtactttaattaagtgcaacaaaacattggttcacAAATTCAACATTTTGCTTATGCAATTACAAATCATTACACATACTAACGTACACTAGAATTTAAAACATCATACTACATGAACAGGGATGTCATCAGACAAATTCTAACATCTTTGCGTAGATAATATCCGAACATTAAATGTAATCACTAGCTTTAGAGAAATGACCCTTCTTCGCATGATCAACAACAGTTTCATGGCAATCGTTGTGCTCGAACATAAGTAATGTGCATAGATATTTGTATCGTAACACTTTAAGCACGCTCATTTGCAAAACGAAGCCAACAATTAACAAGATAGGCAAAACACAATGaacatgaatttctttaaaataagaaccaacactcacatcatttttcatcaggccacatttccaagagattaatcccataaatgtttccatgtgtctcattgtgtatatACCACAGTCATCAATATTGTAGTTATTTCTCCAACTAAGCTTTGCAACAATGGGATCCATAGCCAACACAATGTTGCTAGAGTCAGAAGTTTTTGGGTTCTCACCCAAAAACCTTCCAAAAGCATCAATCTATGACAAAACATTGAAAACCAGTGTTAAGTGTGACTAATAGTCAAAAGTCAATAGAACaacaaaaatgtgttaaattcaaacatactgttaacagtggagatacaccatatttcttgatggcatcttcatctgagagtgagttgtcaagaatgacgaaacgcttcctgaccaggtcaaccacgtataagaaaaagtgtttctcgtgtacaattgggaaaaaaaactgaaattacaaaacaaatgacgtacaaccataagtacagtcaaactcttcaaagggtacattttaactaatcatgagacacatgtaaaaaatgagaacagtacattgcaatataaagtgaccttatttaatacaaacgcaaagaaaattccctttgactcaagcagttgaaataaaacaaaagcagaatgcagacatggaatgatagtatgactcatggtctatgttcccaacgtgtgcatatatatagttgcaactgctcatgcatattagatattccccacattgagaaattacaacattaacattgTAAATATTTAACAAGTACATTTAGTACGTTTAGAATGTACATTGAGAAATTATAGcattaacattgtgttaaatggccatttatCCTACTTTGGCCTAATCTGaatatttttaatataaaatgggtatatacaagttgaggttcaaatgagtttagtagttggaattaatcaaaaaaagaaagaacttatgcgataatagtatgtctcaatttttaaaaaatgcaatacaacaatggcaaagaaaattgcaaagtatgtcaagcaaacaataacaacttacgAGTGCGATTGAAGCTATTTCTATTCCCGGAAAAAGCTGCAACTCCATTTTTGCACGAGCCtcgaataattcataaattttttcatcacttaaacctgggttgggtttcgctaatacagactgcatgggaaagtaacgaaagagggaagtacaatatttcaaaatacatattacacacagcatttaagagtgtatgtaaatgtacttacatgcacaagcgtggtaaaaaagaaccgcttcggagtaccaagattgttttcttcctctttacaatTCAAATATGATGACCAGCAATCAATGACAACACTCGAAACATGTTCAGACGGCTTTAATGACCACAAATGCATTCGCGTTGCAAAATAAGTCTTGTACGAATATAAGTGCTCACTAGAGCAAAAAATATAACAAATTACTTGCCAGGTGTGAAACAGTGAAAATGACATTCACAAAATGTTAATTTAACAAGTTCACATTTTAGATTACCTGAAACGACGATTGTTAGTGCCCCGGTCCTTTGAAAACATAATCACCACTTGAAGGTGCACCGCAAAGAAGAGGCGTTAACACATTGGTGTCATCTTGGATAGCGAGAAAACAACGGATCAAAACGAGATGACTGTTGCTTGTTCTTTGGATAGAGGTATATAAGAAGGACTTGCCATGAAATGAACCCTTTTGGTAGTTGAAGAAGATTCACCAGTGACACGGCGATCCCGTTTAACCCCTTTAGTTGCGGCTAACCTTGCCTCACTCTCAGCAAAGTCTTTCTCCAACCCTAAATCGAACGAAAATTCAAAGGTGTGGTACAAATGAATTTCTCCACTTAGCACATTGTTCTCTGTGTTTAGCACGAGCAAGTTTCAATTTGTACGCTTTCTCAATTTGCATTTGCTACAAAGAATAAACCTGTTCATCCTCATCTAGTGTCTTTGGATTCCCACGGCGGTGCACACGACACATCTTCGGtaccaccaccatatgtcaaatataCAAATTCAGTTACCGAATGGGCCTGTTTGACACACTCTTCACCTGGGAAACATTGCAAACCAACCGCGTATTTCACATCTAACACAACCATATCTTCCATGACTCTCTTTCTTTGTCAAGCAAAGTGTAGTCATCGCAAACTCTGGACAAGGCACGGTATGAAGGTACATatttagtactatgaaggtacatctttagtactatgaaggtacaaagaaaatatttcaaagtgaatcttgaaaaggaATAGTGAATACTTCGAGAATCAATGGATATAACTCCGGAGACGAGTATGAAATTGGAGATTTTGTATCAGTACTAACATCCCTCGACACTCTCCGCACTTTTTCAACCACTTATCTACATGGATTAGAAAATCTAATTCTTTCCATCAATCGACCTTTTACACGACCAAGACCAAATCGACCAGACTTCCATCTCCTCGCTTTTCCCTTGAGAAAAGTGCAGCAGATGTCCAATTCAAAAGAGTATAGTAATCTCTTTCTACGAATCGTTTTTCATGGACAAcacggtcaacataaacaagctgcaagt from Silene latifolia isolate original U9 population chromosome 3, ASM4854445v1, whole genome shotgun sequence harbors:
- the LOC141649099 gene encoding uncharacterized protein LOC141649099, giving the protein MHLWSLKPSEHVSSVVIDCWSSYLNCKEEENNLGTPKRFFFTTLVHSVLAKPNPGLSDEKIYELFEARAKMELQLFPGIEIASIALFFFPIVHEKHFFLYVVDLVRKRFVILDNSLSDEDAIKKYGVSPLLTIDAFGRFLGENPKTSDSSNIVLAMDPIVAKLSWRNNYNIDDCEIHVHCVLPILLIVGFVLQMSVLKVLRYKYLCTLLMFEHNDCHETVVDHAKKGHFSKASDYI